GCAGAGAAAAATGTTTGAGCACTGAACTTGAGGCTGAGTCGGCAGGATTACAAGTCAAATCTGAGATCAGCAAAGCGAGGGTGTGTTGAGGTACAGTTAGTGGTTTACTGCATGTCTACACCAGGAGAAAAAGTCATTACTGTAAGACCACACACTCTGTTCTAATCAGTCAATGACGAGGCCGAGCCAGTGTGTTAGTCAATTCTGTTTGGCCTCATTGTTTTTGAAATGAGCCCACTGGCTTTATTTGACTTGGCCCAGGCTTTCTCTAAAACAAGAGACCAAACAAGAATTCAATTATCTGCCAGAGTGAACCATCAACTCTAATCAATGACAAATGAAACCTCACCGCCCAGAGAACTCTAAGCCACTCAGGGTCTGGTTTGGGTACACTGAaaggtgtatgtgtgttataGTATTATGTTCACCACTGAAGTAATAAACATCTCGGCTCCACAGAATGGTTAAaccacattataaactgggtggttcgagccctgaatgctgattggctgacaaccgtggtatatgacaaaacatttagttttaccgctctaattacgttggtaaccagtttataatagcaataaggcacctcgggggtttgtgatatatggccaatataccacggctaagggctgtgtccaggcactccacgttgcgtcgtgcaaagaacagcccttagccgtggtatatattggccatataccacacctcctcgggccttattgcttaagtacgTCTCTAAGAAAGGAGATCGAAAGgaagagcagagaggaagaggaatagCAAGataaggagggaggaaagggcagagggagagagatatgctcATAAATCTTTGAGAGCTATGTACACATAGGCTCCCTAGTTGCTAATTAGGAACGTCCAGAAGATACATTGAGCAGATGCTCCGCTGAGCTACGAAAACaaatctctcttttcctctgggTGTGATACAGTCAATTGTGCTGAGTCACAGAACATTGTCTCAAAAAGGCATAATCACACTCACACCCCAGGTCATTAAGATTTGATGAGAGCGGGCTCtctatctctgcctgtctgtccaggtgtgttgttgtgtgagcAGCTGGGCAGGCAGAGTGACAGCACAGTCATCTAATATCCATAGAGTAACAGAGAGATGGCAGCTCCATCACTCAGCAGGCACCACCAGTCCCTATCCATCCACTTTTCATTCagtcacccacacacagacactgactTCGTTTACAGTGAAGGGGAGGGAATACAAAAAGAGATAGGGGACATTTTTACAATACACAACAAACTAATAACCATGACAATTCATAGACAGATCTAATGCATAAAGTATATAATATATTGCAGATTTCCCAGAACCCCTTTCAGAAACACTTCAACCTTGTGCTCAATAGAAACAGCAAAATCCCTTTAAACCTCACGGTgcagtagaaatggtacagcaATAACGTATAGGGAGGACTGGTAATGCACCTTTTGAAGGAAAACTTTAAAGTTGAACACTGGAGAAAAATCATCTCTATCTATAAAAAAAAGTACATGTCATGTTTTAACAAATTTCAAGCtattcatataatttaaaaagttaACTGTTGTCTCTGAAGTGTCTAAGGACACTTGAGAGTTCATCTATATGAAGGGTTAACTCCATCCCCCTTACTGTTCCAAAGTGCATAGCAATATTGTGTGAGGCAGAAAGACATGATTTTACTCTGTGAAACTGAGACACACAGTATATTGTGCACGGGAGCATACTATCTCAATCCTTATGGAAATCTCTTGAAACGCTAAACTTGATCAACTTTTAATAATACCGACAGAAGGAACAAAGAAAATAGCCACAAAGAGGTGAGTAGAGAGATCGCAAGGACGCTTGATGTATTCTCTTGTTTTCTTAAATTTAGAGTAGCTACAGTATTTGGGTTAAATTCTCTTTGGTAAAATGACTCATTTATATGCCATGTAAAGAAATGACTTATCAAGATTGATCCCATATGTGATCCCATCAGAATAAAACCTCTCGACTGGAAACTATGAAAAGCAAAAAGCAGTACAACAGGGTACTGACTCCAGGAAATGCTTTATGGTTTCACCTCTGGTCTCTGTCTAGATACGGCCACCTCCAGCAGTCGCCTGTCTGAAGAGCCGttcctgttctctgtctgtctacatGTGCTTACTGAGCCGGTCACCACTTCATGTGGACAACTTCCACAAGGCCTGTATCAGCGGGTATTGGGATACCAATGACCTGAGCCAGTGTCCATTGTGTAAGGAGAAATTCTACAGAAGACCTGAGCTTTGTATCAACACAATGTTGAGAAGTTGTAGAACATTTTAAGATAACGATCAGAGCTAAAAAATGAGTCCTCTGCCAAACCTGGGAAGTGTCCTGTGACATCTGCACTGGGAAGAGGCCCTGAAGTCCTGCCAGATCTCTTACTGTGAGACTCACCTGGTGCCTTAGAGAGTCTCAGCCTTAAAGAGACACAAGCTGATCAGTCCTGTGGAGAACCTAGAAGACAGGATGTGTAAGAAGCACGACAGACCTCTAGAGCTGTTCTGTAGGActgacaaatgtgtgtgtgtcagttctgCACAGACCACAAGTGTCATGACACTGTCcctctagagcaggggtgtcaaactcattccacggagggcctagtgtctgcaggtttttggtttttcctttcaataaagccctagacaaccaggtgtggggagttcctaactaattagtgatgttaattcatcaattaagtacaagggaggagcgaaaacccgcagacactcggccccccgtggaatgagtttgacacctgtgctctAGAGGAAGAGCgtgaagagagggaggataaATTGGGGAAGACCGAGACAGAAGTGCAACAGTTGATCCAGGAGCGACTGCAGAATGTTTAGGAAATCAAACACTCAGGTCTCAGCAAGAGAGATATTTACATTGactgaccccccctttgtttttacactgctgctactcactgtttattacctattcatagtcactttacccctacctacatgtacaaattactgactcggtaccggtacccccttgtatatatagcctcattattgttattttattgtgctactttttattttatttttattatttagtaaatatttccttaactctatttcttgaactgcattgttggttaagggcttgtaagtaagcatttcacggtaaagtctacacctgttgtattcggcacacgtgacaaattaaatttgatttgaaatgtgatTTGTGGTAAAAACTCTGCCCCTCTGATCATCTCAGCTGTCAATCACACAGACTGATTAACAAGACTCTGATGTAGTGCTAGAACGGGAAACTATAACAGATCATAAATATATTAAACATAAATATGCATGCATGTTTAATCAAGTGATATTACAAATGATTAGCATTTCAACTACTGTCATCTGAAATCTTACAATCAAATAAAACATTGACTCTGATTTCTGTCTGAGCCTTACaataatttatttgtatttactgaAAAGGAAAACTAATCAAAAGGAAATTAACCTGAATAAAAACAGTATTCAAAGTTGCATGACTGATTATTATTATGTCTATATATTTCTATGTTCGACATTCCACGGGCTAAAGACAATGGGGCATATACACTCCAAATCTTAAGTGGATGATGCATCACTGTGTATATACCGTTGTGATAACAGATCTTCTGTGGCGAAtggaaaagaggaagaggagatccCGTCCACTGAATGAATatcagtcatgtagagagagttGGGGTGCATGTCTGGAACAGATAACAAATAGGCAGAGGTAGGAACGGAATACCATGTGTTCATTAATAACAGTCTGTCCACAGCTCATCTCCATGTGGAATAAAGTTATTGAGAGGTCAAAGCAATGATGGTTGAGAAACAATTAAAACAGTGTAAGAGAACTTGAACCTTACCGTGCTGTAAACACAGACACATCACGCAGTCATATTTCAAAGGAAGGAGCTCAGTAATGTCATTTCGCTGTATGGGGATCTTATGAAGGGTGTTGTATGTTTAACACCAGCACAAACCGTCTCAAATTTCGAATTGCTCTTCACGGACAGAAAACACACCAGTGAAAACAACTAGACACAAAAACCACTTAGATGATCACATCACTTGCTATCTAGACCGGTGAAAATGATGAGAACATCCCTGTTTAAACTGTCCTCTTCATATTACTCTGTCTTGGTTGACTTGTGATGGTAAAATAAATGTATCAAGAATGTTTGTTATCACTACATATATTATGGCTGAACAATTCTAATGAATACATGTACTTGTAAAGCAGTCCTTATGATTGTTCTATTGTCAAAGTGTCTCAGAGCACTTGAGAGAGAGATCAGCCATATAAAGGGTTAACTCTGTTCCAGGAAGAGAAATAGTGTAGGAGCATTTCAACGTCACTATGCTGAACTGAAActaaagtggagagagagagagagtgtatgttGTGCATGGGAGAAAACTCTCTCAAACTCGTCAGACATCTCTGTTAAACAACTTCAGAGTCTCCAGGCTTGATTTGATATCACAAATAGAAAGAACAGAGACAGCACTCCTACTCCCACAAGTGAGTAGAGATATTAACCTGGACAAGTGAACCTCGACTCTACCGTGTTTTAACGTTATTCTATTCTTTATCTCCGGTATTTtaaagcagcaatcagcagttgaaaaaaAGAACAAAGTGTACTCCCCGCCCCTGTTTAGCTAAATACCCGAGGGatgtggctggagaaatgtaaccattctcaaattcatagacagagcaatGGATGCAAGGAATGACCATAtaattttaaccatgttttgaggctatacgttacttgtttacatttactttgtttacaaacattggagtaaaacaagcttatattttgggttctcatggactgtgacagttgaactaagcgaggcatttataagttagatTCTTCAAGAATCATTGGGTACATatattaatttataagtccaaataTGTCTGTATCGTCTGCAGAGTGCTTCTTTAAACTCTCTTATGTAAAACTACAAATTTATATGTTTAAACCATGTATTACGTTCGGTTATTATCATCCCATAAGACCATGTTGATAACTTTAAAGCTGAAACTATCGAGAGCTGACAGATTACAGGAAATTCTTAATTGTTTCACCTCTGGTCTCTGTCTAGATATGGCGTCCTCCAGCTGTCTCCTGTCTGAAGAGCAGTTCCTGTGCTCTATCTGTCTGGATGTGTTCACTGAGCCAGTCACCACTCCATGTGGACACAACTTCTGCCAGGCCTGTATCAGACAGTACTGGGATAGCAATGACCTGTGCCAGTGTCCAATGTGCAACGAGAAATTCTACAGGATCCCCAAGCTTCGCATCAACACTTTCATTGCTGGGATGGCTGCTCAGTTCAGGAATTCAGTTCAACCTAAAGCTACCAGAAGCCCAGACCAACACCAAGCCAAAGCCCAAGAAGTCCCTTGTGACATCTGCATTGGGACAAAGCTCAAGGCCCTGAAGTCCTGCCTGGTGTGTCAGACCTCTTACTGTGCGACTCACCTGGAGCCTCATCAGAGAGTTGCAGCCTTAAAGAGACACAAGCTGATCGACCCTGTGGAGAACCTGGAAGACAGGATGTGCAAGAAGCACGACAGACCTCTAGAGCTGTTCTGTAGGAGGGACCAGACATGTCTTTGTGTCTTGTGCTTGAAAGCAGACCACATGACTCATGACACTGTCCCTCTAGAGGAAGAGTATGAAGAGAGGAAGGCTCAGTTGGGGAAGGCCGAGGCAGAAGTGCAGCAGATGATCCAGGAGAGACTGAGGAAGGTTCAGGAGATCAAACACTCAGTAGATCACagcaagagagaggcagagagagagatatcagacAGTGTACAGGTCTTCACTGCTCTGGTGCGCTCCATTGAGAGAAGCCAGGCTGAGCTCATTGAGGTGATTGAGGAGAAGCAGAAAGCAGCAGAGAGGCAGGCTGAAGGGCTCATTAAAGAGCTGGAGCAGGAaatcactgagctacagaggagaagcactgaggtggagcagctctcacacactgaggaccacctccacctcctccagagCTTCCCATCCCTCTGCACCCCCCTACCCATCAATgactggtctgagatcagtgttAATAGTCATCTGTGTGTGGGGACTGTGATGAGAGCTGTGTCTCAACTGGAGGAGACActgaataaagagatggagaagcTGCCTCAAGTCAAACTGAAGCGGATTCAGCTCTATGCAGTGGATGTAACTCTGGACCCTGATACAGCACATCCCTCTCTCATCATGTCTGAGGATGGTAAACAACTGAGGCATGGAGACACAATAAATCATCTTCCTGACAACATAAAGAGGTTTGATATATCTCCTTGTGTCCTTGGAAAGGAGGGCTTCTCTTTAGGTAAATTTTACTTTGAGGTGATGGTTAAGGGAAAGACTAAGTGGACTTTAGGAGTGGCCAGAGAGTCTGTCAACAGGAAGAGGGCGATAACGCTGACCCCTGAGAatggatattggactgtgtggcTGAGGAATGGAGAGTACAAGGCTCTTTCTAGCCCCAGTGTACCCCTCTCCCTGAGAGAGAAGCCCCAGAAGGTGGGGGTGTTTGTGGATtatgaggagggtcaggtctccttttatgatgtggaggccaggtctcaTATCTACTCTTTCACTGGCTGCACCTTCACTGAGAAACTCTATCCACTCTTGAGCCCCGGTTTGAATGATGGTGGTAAAAACTCTGCCCCTCTGATCATCTCTCCTGTCAATCACACAGAATGATTAACAAGTCTATGAGATGTATTGTTGGAAAGGGATCTATTTTTTGTAACGAATCATACAAAATCAGTAGCCCATATTAAGTCAAGTCACAAGAAAAAGTTAATTATTTAACTTTTCATTTATATTCTTGCAATCTTACAATCAAATAACAcgctttgtcacgttcctgacctgttttctgttagttttgtatgtgttagttggtcaggacgtgagtttgggtgggcagtctatgttttctgtttctatgttggtgaatgggtacctaatatggttctcaattagaggcaggtggttttcatttcctctgattgagagccatattaaggtaggtgttttcactgtttgtttgtgggtggttgtctcctgtgtctgtgtctatgtttgcaccatacgggactgtttcgttcgttcgtcgttttgtttgtagtaagtacttgttcgttcgttcttcgtgtaagttcgtggtccaagtctgtctacattcggtttgttattttgtttagttgtcaagtatagttcgttttgtcttgttcaataaattcattatgtcttattccaacgctgcattttggttcaatccatgctcctcctcttcggaggaggaggaacgccgttacactcTATTACACTGTCAGTGATCTGTAACAGTGTTTAGCAAGAATTGATGTCAATGCCTGAAATATAAATGTGTTGCCTTCAAAATGTTTGCTGGGCCAAAACAATCTATCTTTACTGCTAATAAAGACACATATTTCATGTCTTTGTTCAAAATTGCATTGGCAAAAGACAGTGGAGGCATGGACACTAAAGATTACTTGGGTGATGTATCACAGTGTTGATAACAGATAGAGTTTACAATATTGTATTGCTTTTACCAGAGTGTCACACTGCTTTCCGCTAATGTGGCAAATGCAAAATGTTCAGGTGCATTTAAAAAGCATTAAGCTGAGTTAGGCTTTGAATaaaacacactcaaatacaagCAGGTACGCACAtaatcacactcacacactataGGATTAACCAGGAGTCAGTGTGTAAACTGTTCGAGTCAATCCTGCAATATAAATGTGCTGGGCCGCGGGTGTGAAGGATTCAGCAGgctgctggcattacacatctggctaaaagatTACTGTAGCTCTGTTGGAATCACTTTAatagataactttgacaccttctggaaacagaagacacTCTACATCAGGttttcccaaactggggtacgccaaataaaaatgtgattcaatttcttttttattaaaacattataatcctgctactactattattactacaccTGGACCTTTCGacaacacaagttgttctgcttccacgagcacatgcaatgctagcatcagtaattctacattcgTTGGTAGCCAAGCTAGCACGGATACTGACAGTTGTGAAACTGAAtaagccgaagagctactgcccccttacccgggaaagcacagaacaaaagaaagggacattagaccatcgaagaggcgcatatatgatgagaactacattgatttggggttcacttattgggagtagtgcctttcctctgtcacggtgtgttatatgtgcaaaagtactatctcacaactcgatgaaaccttcactcttgcgcagacatttagaaacaaaacatgcccaTTTGAAAAATCAGCCAAGGGAATTTtatgagcgagaattaagacaactttcgagtagtaagacatgtataaaagcaacagataccattaataagaaaggggctagaagtgtcttatatggtgagctaccgagtggctaggacaggcaggccccatactattgtggaggacttaattcttcctgctgccgcggatatggctgggacaatgctgggggaaaagaccacaaaaaaactatacaatgtcttcatcaaacaacactgtttcacaacgcatcagtgacacggcaggagatgttttgtaacaattactgcttcgcatacaagccagtgaattctattacagctggatgagtcaacagactcATCAGGGCCTGatacagctcctggtatatgtccgttatgtttatagagagtcaattaaggaagacatcctcttctgtaaaccaggacaacaggagaggatagtggggtggtaacgcgcgtgcaagcagttgctcctgacactgcttgggtacactgcagcatccatcaagaggctcttgctgccaagggaatgcctgacagatTGAAAGACGATTTGGACACTAcaatgaaaatggttaactttgttaaagaaaggcccctgaactctcatgtattttctgcactatgtaaTGATATGGGCGCTTTTACAAAATACAAAAGTGAGCTGGTTATCAAttggcaaagtattgacacatttatttaaattgagagacaagcttaaagttctTTACTgatcataattttcacttgtctgaccgcttgcatgatgacaagtttctcacacgacaggcttatctgggtgatgttttttctcgcctgaacgATCTGAATTTTGGATTACAGCAACTCTCcaaaactatattcaatgtgcgggacaaaattgaggctattaTTAAGAAGTTCTTAAAGTTCTTCTGTCTGcaataacaaggacaacacacaggtctttctatcattgtatgatttttttatgtgcaaattaactcaagcttacggacaatgccaaatgtgatatagtgaatcacctgagtgagttgggtgcgcaatttcGCAGGTACTTaaccgaaacggatgacacaaacaactggattcgttatccctttcatgccctgcctccagtccacttaccgatatctgaacaagaggtcctcatcgaaattgcaacaagcggttctgtgaaaatgtaatttaatcagaagccattgccagatttctggattgggctgcgctcagagtatccttcCTTGGCAAATCACGTCAACaccgatgccctttgcaaccacgtacctatgtgagagtagattcccggccctcactagcataaaaactaaatacaggcacagactgtgtgtgtgtgtggaaaaagacagactctctccaatacaaccaaacattgcagagttatgtgcatcctttcaagcacacccttctcattaacctgtggggaTTTAttcaatttttgatgaacaaatacagttgtatatgtaagatggctaaataaagagcaaggttattgattattatattattatttgtgccctggtcctataagagctctttgtcacaacCCACGAGCCGTGTTGTGAAAAAAACatacactcattcttatgtttaataaatatagtgtatactgtgtgtggcaggcttacaatgatgacaaaaaaacaatatttgagagtgc
This is a stretch of genomic DNA from Salvelinus alpinus chromosome 11, SLU_Salpinus.1, whole genome shotgun sequence. It encodes these proteins:
- the LOC139534071 gene encoding E3 ubiquitin-protein ligase TRIM39-like is translated as MASSSCLLSEEQFLCSICLDVFTEPVTTPCGHNFCQACIRQYWDSNDLCQCPMCNEKFYRIPKLRINTFIAGMAAQFRNSVQPKATRSPDQHQAKAQEVPCDICIGTKLKALKSCLVCQTSYCATHLEPHQRVAALKRHKLIDPVENLEDRMCKKHDRPLELFCRRDQTCLCVLCLKADHMTHDTVPLEEEYEERKAQLGKAEAEVQQMIQERLRKVQEIKHSVDHSKREAEREISDSVQVFTALVRSIERSQAELIEVIEEKQKAAERQAEGLIKELEQEITELQRRSTEVEQLSHTEDHLHLLQSFPSLCTPLPINDWSEISVNSHLCVGTVMRAVSQLEETLNKEMEKLPQVKLKRIQLYAVDVTLDPDTAHPSLIMSEDGKQLRHGDTINHLPDNIKRFDISPCVLGKEGFSLGKFYFEVMVKGKTKWTLGVARESVNRKRAITLTPENGYWTVWLRNGEYKALSSPSVPLSLREKPQKVGVFVDYEEGQVSFYDVEARSHIYSFTGCTFTEKLYPLLSPGLNDGGKNSAPLIISPVNHTE